One Pleuronectes platessa chromosome 20, fPlePla1.1, whole genome shotgun sequence DNA window includes the following coding sequences:
- the rbis gene encoding ribosomal biogenesis factor: protein MGKNKLKGSKQKNVFRVVKKQPKNKNKTKPITTTLKHINAVKNEKVASLDQMFTEVQRDVQSVSKSVAPKPKKQTQVVREPPKESVNVDNAAQLFSQL from the exons ATGGGGAAGAATAAACTCAAAGGGTCGAAACAGAAGAACGTCTTTCGAGTGGTGAAGAAACAGCCgaagaacaagaacaaaacCAAACCCATCACCACGACACTCAAACAC ATCAATGCGGTGAAAAATGAGAAGGTGGCGAGCCTCGATCAGATGTTCACAGAAGTCCAGAGGGACGTTCAGAGTGTTTCCAAGTCTGTCGCTCCCAAACcgaagaaacaaacacag GTCGTCAGGGAGCCGCCCAAGGAATCTGTGAATGTGGACAATGCTGCTCAGCTTTTCTCTCAGCTGTAA
- the LOC128425617 gene encoding carbonic anhydrase 1, with amino-acid sequence MSWGYAADNGPDKWADNFPVANGPRQSPIDILPGEASFDGALKPLSLKYDPSNCQEILNNGHSFQVTFVDDTDSSTLKDGPISGVYRLKQFHFHWGACDQRGSEHTVAGTMYPAELHLVHWNTKYPSFGEAASKPDGLAVVGVFLKIGAENANLQKVLDAFSSIKAKGKQTTFAGFDPATLLPGCLDYWTYDGSLTTPPLLESVTWIVCKEPISVSAEQMAKFRGLLFSAEGEAECCMVDNYRPPQPLKGRAVRASFK; translated from the exons ATGTCTTGGGGATACGCAGCAGACAACG GACCCGACAAATGGGCTGATAACTTCCCAGTGGCCAACGGCCCCCGCCAGTCTCCCATTGACATCTTACCTGGGGAAGCGTCCTTCGACGGAGCACTGAAGCCGCTCAGCCTGAAGTACGACCCCTCCAACTGCCAGGAGATCCTCAACAACGGACATTCCTTCCAGGTGACCTTCGTAGATGACACCGACAGCTCAA CTCTGAAAGATGGGCCGATCTCAGGCGTCTACAGGCTCAAGCAGTTTCATTTCCACTGGGGAGCTTGTGATCAGAGGGGCTCCGAGCACACAGTGGCCGGGACCATGTATCCTGCCGAG CTCCATCTCGTGCACTGGAACACCAAATACCCGAGTTTCGGAGAGGCCGCTAGCAAACCTGACGGACTCGCCGTCGTCGGAGTTTTCCTCAAA ATTGGGGCTGAAAACGCCAACCTCCAGAAGGTTCTGGACGCCTTCAGTTCCATCAAGGCCAAA GGCAAGCAGACCACCTTCGCTGGCTTCGACCCCGCCACCCTGCTCCCCGGGTGCCTGGACTACTGGACGTACGACGGCTCCCTGACCACTCCCCCTCTGCTGGAGAGCGTCACATGGATTGTCTGCAAGGAGCCAATCAGCGTCAGCGCCGAGCAG ATGGCCAAATTCCGCGGCCTGCTCTTCTCCGCTGAGGGTGAGGCAGAGTGCTGCATGGTGGACAACTACCGTCCTCCCCAGCCGCTCAAGGGTCGTGCTGTACGTGCTTCCTTCAAGTAa